The Hyperthermus butylicus DSM 5456 genome includes a region encoding these proteins:
- a CDS encoding ABC transporter permease, whose product MSSTSRIISVLVRRAVLLTIALVVIMLATAVIIGATGYDKKILQAIVETELQAYRQQLVQQNIPTADIQKLVEQRRQELVQIYGLDKPWTQRVVPMAVRALILDLGYVKSEEVANIVGEQLPLKVKDAILITLPRTVVMLTIAEIICTIIALWLAPLIAYRRGSLLDRAAISYAALMNALPVWWLGILFIFIFGYHLRIAPTNYHGVIKYINSFTEDPVGALKGLLYYSWLPITTVVIALLGGWLYGVRAIALRVVGEDYVAVARAKGLPERLVIRRYILRVIAGPVATIVILSLATSIGGFIITESVFNWPGMGSLYYAAISSGDAPTIIGLVYITTVVYIVARFILEVLYVALDPRVRY is encoded by the coding sequence TTGTCGTCAACGTCTAGGATTATTAGTGTTCTCGTTCGCCGTGCTGTTCTACTAACAATAGCCCTAGTCGTAATAATGTTGGCGACGGCGGTGATTATCGGTGCTACGGGCTATGATAAGAAGATTCTGCAGGCTATTGTTGAGACTGAGCTGCAAGCGTATAGGCAGCAGCTGGTGCAGCAGAATATTCCTACAGCAGATATTCAGAAGCTCGTTGAGCAACGCAGACAAGAGCTGGTCCAAATTTATGGACTTGATAAGCCCTGGACTCAGCGTGTTGTCCCCATGGCTGTGAGGGCGCTGATACTTGATTTGGGGTATGTGAAGAGCGAGGAGGTTGCAAACATTGTTGGTGAGCAGCTGCCGCTAAAGGTTAAGGATGCTATACTGATAACGCTGCCGCGTACAGTGGTTATGTTGACTATTGCCGAGATTATCTGTACAATTATTGCTTTGTGGCTAGCACCTCTCATAGCCTACAGACGTGGGAGCCTTCTTGACAGGGCTGCTATCAGTTATGCAGCGCTCATGAATGCGTTGCCAGTGTGGTGGCTTGGCATACTGTTCATCTTCATCTTTGGCTACCACTTGCGTATAGCGCCGACAAACTATCATGGTGTTATAAAGTACATTAATAGTTTCACCGAGGACCCGGTGGGTGCACTAAAGGGGCTTCTCTACTACTCCTGGCTGCCAATAACCACCGTTGTCATAGCGTTGCTTGGCGGTTGGCTCTACGGCGTGCGTGCTATAGCTCTGCGTGTTGTAGGTGAGGACTACGTGGCTGTGGCTAGGGCTAAGGGGCTGCCGGAGAGGCTGGTGATACGCCGCTACATACTAAGGGTTATTGCGGGCCCAGTAGCAACCATTGTCATACTATCACTTGCGACTAGCATTGGTGGCTTCATCATCACGGAGTCGGTGTTCAACTGGCCGGGCATGGGCTCGCTATACTACGCGGCTATCTCGAGCGGCGATGCACCCACAATAATAGGCCTCGTCTACATAACAACGGTTGTCTACATAGTTGCTAGGTTCATACTAGAAGTTCTCTACGTCGCGTTAGACCCGAGGGTGAGATACTAG